Part of the Desulfohalovibrio reitneri genome is shown below.
GCCAGGCGGAAGATCAGCTCGCTGTCCACCTCGGCGTAACGCGGCAGCCCGAGACGGCGGAACAGATAATCGGCGTTGTAGATGGTGCCGTTGTGGGTGCCGATGACTATCCCGGCCCGGATGGGATGGTTGTTGCGGTTGTTGAACTCGTTGCCCCGGGTGCGCCAGCGGGTGTGGCCCATGAGGATGGTGGTCTCGTTGTCGACCTGCCCGAGCAGCTCCTGGAACGGCTTCTCGTAGACCAGCTCGTGCGCCCGCATCGGCCGCTTGAAGATGCGGTGGCTGCCGTCGGTCTTGAGCCAGGCTAGACCGGAGGCGTGCGGGCCGCGCTCCTCGTTGTGCAGCAGCATGCGGATGAAGACCTCGCGCAGGTAATCCCGTTCGTCGGGCCGTCTGCGCTTGCGGCCGAAGATGATGCCTACTTGTCCGCACATGGAGCCGGGTCCTCCTTGCCGCCGAAGTTCTTGCCGAGCGGTCTTGTCCCTTCGAGGACGAAGGCCGCGTATTCGCGCCTGTGGTCCGCCAGCCACTCGGCCACCTCCGGGTAACCCATCTCGGCGGTCAGCCGGGTCACCTCCGGGTGGTCGAGCATGTTGGTGCGCCCGGAGAGCCGCACCTTCTCCAGGGCTTCGAGGAAGCGTTCCGGCCAGGGATCGCTGGCCTTGTCGTCGGGCAGGAATTCGATCAGGCCGTGACGGGCCAGACGGGTTAGAAACTCGGCGGCCGCAGCGGTGGCTTCCACCGGCAACGGCTGGGTCGGCCCGCC
Proteins encoded:
- a CDS encoding glucosamine 6-phosphate synthetase, giving the protein MCGQVGIIFGRKRRRPDERDYLREVFIRMLLHNEERGPHASGLAWLKTDGSHRIFKRPMRAHELVYEKPFQELLGQVDNETTILMGHTRWRTRGNEFNNRNNHPIRAGIVIGTHNGTIYNADYLFRRLGLPRYAEVDSELIFRLADRFAPEGPIDQDGLKKALALCRGQMSAVLASKFDPGTITVLKGNKPLCLRIHRQHRVVIYASDDAFIDFAVDFDPGWRELEVPPMTMLTIRHEDVRAIENSEFRFIPQERKGTLPEGVNA
- a CDS encoding DUF5049 domain-containing protein, with amino-acid sequence MKILIRSTTLDGEPIPGSGETLQATDCLEVVELMRGQTPFTASRAPRDYMTEVLSGIEGGPTQPLPVEATAAAAEFLTRLARHGLIEFLPDDKASDPWPERFLEALEKVRLSGRTNMLDHPEVTRLTAEMGYPEVAEWLADHRREYAAFVLEGTRPLGKNFGGKEDPAPCADK